The nucleotide sequence TGGTTTGTTGTTTCTTTGAGCTTTTAATGAATTGTAATTTAATATACTTCAATAATAGTGTTTATATAAACTTggaaattttcttttgttaggaCTGATGAAGCGGCCATGGTAGAGAAGTTTGCCACGGATGTTTCAAACAAACTGAATGTAACACTGTCAAGGGACTTTGAGGAGATTGTGGGACTGCAAGCTCACTTGAGAAAACTGATCAGTTTGTTATGCTTCGAGTGTGATGAAGCAAAGATGATTGGGATTTGGGGTCCTGCGGGCATTGGTAAGTCCACCATCGCTAGAGCTTTATTCAATCATCTTTCCAGCGATTTTAGACTTAGATGCTTTATGGGGAACCTCAAGGGTAGTTATACGAGCATAATGGGTGTTGATGATTATGATTCGAAGTTGGGTTTGCAAAACCAACTTCTGTCTAAGCTTTTGAACCAAAGGGATATGAGGGTAGATATCATTTAGGTGCCGTAAAAGAATGGCTAGGGGATCAAAGAGTGCTTATCATTCTTGATGATGTAGATGATCTAGAGAAACTAGAGGCTTTGGCTAGAGAACTTTCTTGGTTTGGTTTCGGAAGTCGGATCATTGTTACCACAGAAGATAAACATATTTTGAAGGCACATGGAATTCAAGATATCTACCATGTGGATTTTCCTTCGAGTAAAGAAGCTCTTGAGATCTTATGTTTAGCTGCTTTCAAACAGAGATATGTACAAGATGATTTTGAAAAGGTTGCAAATAGAGTAGCATACCTTTGTGGTTATCTTCCATTAGGTCTATGTGTTGTGGGTTCATCATTACGTGGGGAGAGCAAGGAAGAGTGGGAGCTTCAGTTATCTAGGATCGAAGCTAGTCTAGACAGAAAAATCGAAGACATATTAAGAGTGGGATATGACAGATTGTCGAAGAAAAACCAATCTATATTCCTTCACATTGCATGCATGTTCAATGATACTTTCGTAGATGATTATGTAACAAGCATGCTCGCTGATAGTAATTTGGATGTGGAAAACGGGATGAAGACCTTAGCCGTCAATTCTCTTGTGAAATTCAGCAACCCTTATTGCAAAAAAAGTCTAGATATGCATTATTTACTTAAACAATTGGGAAGACAAGTAGTGCATGAACAGGCAGATGAGCCTGGGAAACGTCAGTATTTAGTAGAGCCCGAAGAGATTCGTGATGTTCTAACAAAGGAAACAGTAAGTTCTTATTATAGTTGTTTTTTTATTGCTTTTGTGATAACAATTTCATCAGTCCTCTTTTGGGATGTTTGCTAGGGAACTGGATCAGTTATAGGTATATCATTTGATATGACCGAGATGCGTGAGTTCTCGATAAGTGGGCGAGCTTTCGAAGGAATGCATAATCTTAGATTTTTAAAGATGTCTACACATGTATTTAGAAAAGATAGAAAACTTGTTAAACTGAAGATAACAGGGGACATGGAATATCTACCTCATCTAAGGTTACTACATTGGGATTCATACCCCAGAAAACGTCTTCCTCCAACATTTCAGCCCCAATGTCTCGTCGAGCTATGTATGGATTACAGCAATCTTAAGAAGCTCTGGGGAGGAATCCAGGTTGGTATCTGTTATTTTTATTGAAATCTTAAGAAAGCTCCATatgacttttttttcttctcatttgTTGTGTTTTGGCACATGTAGCCTCTTGCAAATCTCAAGACGTTAAATCTGGGCTATTCCATGAAACTGAAAGAAATCCCAAATCTTTCGGAGGCTACTAATCTCGAGACATTGACACTTGAGGGATGCACAAGTCTGGTGGAGCTTCCCTCCTCTATTAGGAATCTACACAAACTGGAAAAGTTGAACTTGAAAGGCTGCAAAAAGCTACGGATTATTCCCACCAACATCAATTTAGCATCTCTGGAGGAAGTCAACATGGATGGGTGCTCACGATTGAGAACATTTCCAGATATCTCGAGGAACATCAGTCGTCTTGATGTAAGGAACACAAAGATAGAAGATGTTCCTGCATCCGTAGCTGAAAGCTGGCTTCGTCTTGAGAAGTTTCATATAGGCAGCAAAAGCCTCAAAAGATTAACACACGTCCCAGAATGTGTAAGTAATTTGGATCTAAGCAACAGTGCTATAAAGAAGATTCCTGATTGCGTCATAGGTCTCCCTGGACTACGTTCTCTCAGCATCATAAACTGCAGAAAGCTGGTGTCACTGCAGGGTCTTCCGCCTTCGCTTTTGAGTCTCGATGCAGATGATTGTGTGTTGCTCAAAAGCGTCTGTTTGTCATTCAGCGAACCAAAATCTGCGTATATTACTCTGGACGACTGCAAGTGTGTTAAATCAGAAAAAGATGCGATAAGAGTAACTTCCCTTTTCTACAACCCAGTGAGAGGAATCAGGTTGTTCAACTGTTTTTCActagaagaagaagcaagaagagtAATCATTCAACAATGTGATTACGAGAGTGTATGTTTACCAGGCAAAGAAATCCCTCCAGATTTCACTCACAGAGCCAAAGGAAACTCCATAACTATTATCTCTTCAGGGACTTTCTCTGCATCCTCAAGATTTAAGGCTTGCCTCCTGCTTCCCCCAGACGAATACACGGGGAGAACTGTCTGTCGTCTAATAAGCAAAGGTGTTGTCATCaataaacttgaattttattcgTTTCATCATACACTTCTATCTGAACACCTATTAGTCTTTTCTGGGGCCGTGTTAAAAGAGCACATATGTTGTGAACTTGAAGCTACTACGAGTGAAATTCGATTTGAATTCGACCGCAAATATGTTATTGAGTGTGGTGTCCAGATGTTGGCGGATGAAGGTGAGATAAAACTAGCTTCCTCTTTCCACGATCCTAACAGAGAAGTGAGGTTCATCAACTGTATGAAATTAgatgaagaagcaagaagagcAATCGTTCAAGGATGGGCTTACAAATATGTATGTTTTCCAGGTAAACAAATCCCTGCAGAGTTCACTCACAAAGCCACAGGAAACTCGATAACCATCACTAAGGGTACTCTCTCTGCCTCCACAAGTTTCAGGGCTTGCATCCTGCTTTCACCTAACCTACAACACCCTTCAGACTATCGCTATCAGATTACTTGTTGTCTAAGAAGCAAAAGTGTTCTCATCAATGATCTTGAATGCTATCCGAATTCACGGAGTTGGTATATTTCAGGATGGGATCATCGTCCACTCCTAACAGAGCACCTGTTCGTATTTCATGGGTCCCTGTTTAAGAAACGCAGATGGGTTGAAGTGGATTCGGATATTCAATTTGAATTCAGCTGCGACCAAGAACATTATAAGATTACTGAGTGCGGCCTGCAGATCTTGGCTGAGGAAGGTGAGAGAAGTAGCAGAGAACGGAAAGAGCCAAGTGGTGAAGCCGTTAAGGTCTCCAAAGATGAAAATGTCTTCAAAACCAGTAAACATACAAGTTGGTGGAGAGGTTTAAGAAGCTTggtctgaagaagaagataaataagATGGAGCGAAGCTTTTGTATAGTGCGAGATCATATCTGAGCTTTTGTAGTTTATGCTGATATTCTTTTTGATCCATGTTGTCTTGGTATTATATTGTGTATCCACTATCCAGAGACTTTTAATATAAACACCTTTGTCTCTAAGCTTATGGATTTTCGCCTACAACCGCATATAGAGTGGATCGTTGCTAAAGCTAGATCCCTTCGTTGATGGAATTTTATCAGTTTCCAAATCATTAGCTTTGTCTCAGTCTTGTCATTTACACAAGGGTTCTGTATCAGTAAATCCTCTCAAAATAGACTGTTTAGGTTTAATAGACAGAGCCTTGTACTTGGTGAACATCTTTAGGGATGGATTTTATGAGTTGTGGAGGCTGAGATTCAAGGACCAAGTGATTACACGAAAGATGCTTTTAGTTAGGAATACAGACTTAAGTCTCTAACTTGTCTTGGTTGCATGCTTCATTCCTTGAATCTTTTTTTGGGAATTGCTGCCTACCTTTTTTTGTTGCTGCCCAAATCTACACACACTCGTTTTGGTGAGTCTTACTTACATAATTTGCTTGTATGTAAATTTTTCATATCCCCATAACACTTGACAATCTCTCTGTTTGGTTTGGGGTATAAATTAATTATCAGGAATTTGAGTTTGATAAAGAGGAATGGCCAATCAAACTCTCCTATGTGCCGCCATTTTTCATCTCTCAAGTATGCTGAGCTTGCGACACCAGTcacaacaaaaatgtaaaccCAGATGAAATTAGCAAATATACTTTCTGGGGAATTGCGGTTCCCTGAAGAAACGGACTTTAAGCGAGAGTTTCGGTGATGACATCAttaagaaaatcaaaaagatTCAAAGAAAGTCTAGAGGTGCAACATTGTCATTGCCTTGAGCcacaacttatatatatatatacggttGACAAGATGAAGAATGTAACCCAACTTATAGTTAGTAATCCAGTGTAAGactggtcttttttttttttttgtctgtgtGGGCATGACTTCAAGTTTCGTAGGTTCGATCTAGATGTTATCAAGTTAATTTGCCTTCTTTTTTAAGAGTTTGATCTCGATCAGACCTTAGTAAGCTTCATTCTATCTTATGAAGGTAGGTGTTATGTGAATACCTTGAATcaaatataatatgaatttgCATATTCCTTAGAGCAAGTGGCAAGTCTCTTTCTTTTAAGGTGGTGGTAACCTATCGACCTCAAACGTTTCCTGATAGATGAATCTATTTCTTAAATTTGGGCTGGACACCGAGATGTTGAGTTCAGCTCTGTGTtctgaaaacaattgaatttGTGTTTGTGGCATTTGACGGAAGGTAATATTGTAAACCTTACATCGAGTCAGAGTCTTTTCAGCTTATAAACAAAGAGGTAAGCGAGAGAGAATTAAACTAATGTTTCAATGTTTGTCCCACATCGATTGTGTGGAGAGAAGTGTGATAACGAGTGAGCTTATAAAAAGAGAAGGTACGGGACTTTTAAGGTATGATCCTTCAGGTTTAAAGGGGAAGTGATGATTGGGTTTATCTCTCGCATATTTTAATGCGTGAAGAGCGTTCCGCTCAAACCTCTTACGACAATTGGGCGCTCCAATTTTCATTTAATCTGATCCCTCTCTAAGTTatacagtattttttttttttttgtcaacatacagtatttcttataaaacctttctttaaatttttttataaaactttttttatatcaatatcaaaaaatcattttaaagaaaaatattttaaacggaactaaccaaaattgaattttaagttAGTTACTTTGTGTCGGTAAAAACCTGTTATGTTTGtaactagatttttttttgaaacacaaacaaATTTTCATTCGTTACTCTAGCCATTGTTAGGGGAAGCCATAACTACAAGCTCATCGGCCAAGCATTGCTTTGCCATTACAtctgcttctttgttttttCGAGAAATCAATTCCACAGAGCTCAGCGAAAGAGTGATCAGAAGTTAAAGCACAGTCAGATTCACATTGGAGTCTTGGAAGTCTACGATCCCTACAATTTGTAACTAGATATTATTGGTaaatactccataatatgatataGTAATAAAACAAGgaatttggaaaaataataCTGTTTTAATTCTGTGCTTTTTGTCTTGATATAAGAAAATGTGATACACACACCAAATATCCTGCACATCCCGTTCGGTTAAGGCATTTACTGAAAGAAATTTGTAAAATTATCAACATATATAGGAGCAAAAACATATATTCATGGCATTTTTAGTACCATTCAACTTGTTCACGACTAGTAGACATAGAATAacgaaaaaaaacatattacaaTTTTAGTATAAAtgagatttttctttcaaaatattgCGCATACATAATTGTGAAGTATccaaataaataaccaaattatGATTTTAAACCAGCGGagaataaaattgaaaaagtaGAAGGCGGATAATGGGTGAAATTTTTTGTAAGGATCCACAACATTTTGAGCATCCTTTATAAAATTCTAAGgaaaaaacaaatcatattGAGTAAAAAGACACTGATTCTCAAATCAAAAGTACAATTTAACCAAAAAGAAACAAGGAGTACATTTCCCTTTCAAGGAAGATCAGATCCAGCAGCTGGACCAGCACCATACCCACCGGCTCCACGGCCAAACCCAGGCCTAGATCCAGCTCCCGGTGCCTGttaaaaccaaacaaatattTAGTTACACAGCAACTTAAGAAAAAATGAATGAAGCCAATCTTGTATTTTCCATCAAAATATGTCGAATGAATGCAGGCATTATTTTGCAATCATGAAAACCAAAACGCTGCAAGATAAATGAAATGAGTGAAAACAAGgtgacataaaataaatatacatacttggccagaaaaaaaattacacaagaCAATAATGAGTAGTTTGCCACGAAGTTCACAAAATGAATCTGAGCAAGGCTTAGTTGCAGAGTATTTAGGGAAACCAAGAACAGAAAGAGTTGAGAATCAGTGGCTTGGAAAGTTACTAAACTATCAAACAATTAATGCGTAAGAGAGTTCTCAAAATGAGCCACAGCAAGAAACAAGTAATCaagaataaaaatagaaaaggtACCCTGAAGGAAGGCTGGTAATCAGCAGGAGCTCCACTCTTATCACCAAACTCTCCACCAGCTCTAGGAGCTCCACGGTATCCATCTCTGTCACCACCAAACCTCCTCTCTCCATCAGAACGAGGTGGGCCACTGTAAAAAACCATATCAAATCAATCACAAAACAGTGAAAAACTAGACAAGTAACTTCTTCTACTTCATCTAGTTCATGTGCAACCTACTGGTGATTCTATTACTGTTTACTTGGCTAACCAGATGATTCTATTCCTAATTCCAGGACAGtgaaaatgacattttaaaatgttaaagtgGATGCTATACCGGGGACGGTCACCCATGGGACGACCAAGAGGCTTCTGCTGCTTCTTCAAAGTGGCGGGAACAATCTCTGAAGGGAGGTTGAGGTAAGTCCTCAGAAAGTCAATGCCTTCGTTAGTGAGGAACCAGTAGTAATGCATCCACGCAAACGTCTCGCGAACGTACTCCTTAGACTTGAAGCTCTGCATCAGTTTGATGACTTGCAGATTCGGTACTCCTTCGATCAAAGGATGTTGCGGTAAATTGAAATCCTTTTTCGCAAACAAAACTCCCTCTGCGCAACGAAATCAATCAATTAATTAATGATATTCTTCTTCCAATGCGTTAACTCATTTCAGTGAGTAAGAAGAGTACCTTGGAAGAGGTACTTGGAGATTGCGCGGCGGTTCTCCTCTGACATAATCTGAAACAAGTAGGAGTGCAAATTGATGAGCATTTGAAATGAGTTTTCCATCAACGTGGGAGGTGACTGGGAAGAGAGGTGTTAGTTACCATGGTTGCGATGAGATTGGTAGAGGAGACGACGGAGAAGGTGTCTGTGCGTTGTGTATGTGACGGCGTTCTCACCTTCTACTCTCGCGCAACCCTAATTTCTTCCATTTTTATAGCATGCGTCTTTTCTAGGGTTTATGCGATGGATCTACTGTTGGGCTTTGTAATTGGGCCGGTACATTATGGGCTAAAATAACCAAATTGATTTTACGTCCAAACTAACAACCTCTACGCTTACCATCACCACTaaccatttcttttctttttttttggtcaaacaccaTTAACCATTTCttagttttgaatttattggattaatttttttttttttgatcaaagaaTTTATTGGATTAATATACCGGCTATTATTAAGCCGGTTAGCTAGTTACTATATATAGTTTTCAGATGTTAATTACGTTGGTTAAGATATAATACAAATAAAGTGTAACGAACTTTAGTTGCTATGATTCTAATAATGTACTTAGATAATAATCCGCGCGTATGAGCAGCATGAAATTCTTATACTAATgtttatctattaaatgattttacaacgctataatttttatcaatcgtaaaatgacgaatacaaatgttagTCTTTTAAATATATCACCATTATAGAAGAGTTAATGTATTACAGCttatcttaattattattaagaCTATATAtgcacacaaaaaaattaagttttgtggCTAACACAAACTACCAAGACCAGATAGACAACATTGATTGTAAAATAACGAAAGaagattaggttttctgctttCAATTTGTTTACTATTTACTCTCCATAAGTTATCATctaatattaagatctcaataattttttaatgcaaattttgatataaacatattttatatttttatgtagtatataatttaatatacatatatatatatataatatgaatatttattaatgaaacttcatattcatacgatttatgatcatttgtatcttgtttgaacaaaaacaaaattaaaccgttgatcacaaaattttcaatgtgagactgttacaatttttagtaatttatagtcatttaaaaaatttaaatataacatataagaaaatatataatcttttattatAGGTTTAAAgtggttgtttaatttcttttaataatataaaattaaacagaaatagagaggatacaaaaattgttatcatatatgtattattcataattattgattgtcatatatatgttaatcatattaggtaattctgtagtttttatttaaggaaataattgagaatattcttttgtacacaaCTAATCAATTTAAGAgctagtttaataaaaagtataatatatatttatatggaccaacttgtttttctaaggattctataaatcatcttagtgatgacacgtggctacgaaaacaTATTGTAATGCTTcatgattaatatatactaggtgataacccgcgccctgcgcggagcgaggagatttttaaaatattataacttttaatatgtagacataataaaagttaaagtcatagtaagaaaaatatatgtaagaaaGTACGAATTATAGCTAAGAATTTTAGTatgtcaatataaatttatatgcgatggactttaaaattaaattgtatattcGTTTACATGCgggtaaattataaatataatattaaatgaaacataagcaatagtctaataaaatataaaagaaacaatgtatcagaaaacaaaagaaaatgaaaaatagagttAAAACCTGCCATTAGTTTTTTGTGTTTGCTAGAAATGTAATGCTAAAGGAGTTTAGAGAAGGAGGCAATGGTGAGGAGATGTAAACGAACACCTCTACTATTTATATATGCACGGAGCCAAAAAACCTCCTCACCACGCTAAAGTCTATTTCTGAAACCGATATTATGTCCATCTTTAATACTGTATATACCACTTGCCTGTTTTGAAAATTGCGTGATGCCTGGACGTGAAATATGTAAGAAAATTCAGTTCTGGTCACGCAAAATATATTTCAGAAATATTCCCCGATCGATTAAGGTAAGTGTTTCAATTCTTcgaattttgttttcttgaataCGTTAacattctaatttttaatttctataatatattcGATCCCGTGATCAATTAAGTTGTGTTTCCTTTAAATTTTGAAGCATTAAGTGTTGGGAATAATAAAGGGATTTTCGATGAATTGAATCGAAAAGATCATAAAACGATTTGAAGCTCATATTAGTTTTTCAAAACATTATGATAAACATGATTTACTTGTTGCAAGATTAGATATGAACATTCATACATGTTATGATATAAACATTCGTACAGGTTAAAATAACCAATTCAAACCGTAAAGAACTTAGTTGTACGAAGTTTAAAGAATCAAATATTTTACTCAAGCGTAAATGACTTACCACAGACGTATATTTTGTTGCCTTATTTAAATGATCCACTTCCAAATTTTCGAACAAATCATAAAGTCTCTCTTTGGAAGGAGTTAATATGTTGCCTTAGTTAAAtctccgttttttttttgaaatctgaaTGTAATCAATCGTAAATGACTTACCACATACATAATCCGAAGGTTTTTTTTGAAATCCGAAAATCTTATAGTATAATGTAATGACCAGTGACATTTGTTTGTAATTATTCTAGTTGATAAAGggctttttaaaaaataaggtGAGAGTGCATATGGTGATGACAATTAGGAAATGGTACacatgtaataaacacatgaggccaaagttattttttatcaatgcttctcaattaataagAATGGGATAGGGATTAAAGCTTTTGCTCTTCTCTTACCATTCACTTTGTTAcgtaattttatgattatatctATACTGGTAAAGATCACATTAGTTTAGATAATCGATTGAGGCTGatacacactacaagaaatatgtgTATTGATAGCAAATTATAATAGCTCAATTTTCATAACTGCTATGAAAAGTTAAATGATAGTTTGATAAGTAGAATTATAACGTTACAATACTGATATGCTCAAAAATCAATAAGCGGTAAATAAAAACACGCTAATCCGCCTAATTTTTCATTAACTGCCAACAAACAAATTCAAGCTCTTTTGCTGTCCAAGACCAAAACCAATTACTTTCTATAgcactaaaacaaaaaaaaaattaagaaaaaaaacatcttgCTATCTCCGCCAACTCTATCTTCTCCATCTTCAGTTGATATCTATCGCCATCTCCGTCGACTCCATTGCTcggcatctctctctctcactctcgcAATTCACATCAACTCTCCTCAACTTTGATTTCAATCCACGATTTATAAGGTCTTGAGGTTTAATTGCAAATAAAAGCTTCGTTCTTTGTTGTGTTGGCCTGggtattttttgttgttgtatttgGACAATAATTACAGCTTATTGGTAACAGGTGTGTGTTCTGATATATCGGGGGAAGGATTCACAAGTACAGCATAATCACCATAAAGGTTAGACACATCTATCGATTTATTCGCCTTTTGTAGCCTTTTGTAGCCTTTTGTAGCTTTAGTTTCTCGGTGATTGACTGTAGAAAATACGTTTTCAACTATGATGTTTAACTTGTCGTCATTGCTGCTTGAATCATGTATACTTGTTTGAACTGTGGCAATGGACCTAACTAGGATTGTAACATCAATGTTGGACAAGGCTTGGGTTCATTTATGCAGGTATGTACAATTGTTAAAAGTGTTAAGTTAATGCATCTGGACCATTGTTTTGTCAACtgaattttgttttcctttgaTTTACATGAACTCAGGAGTTGATTCTGCATACGAGAGGGGTCCTTGGAGTTTTGTTAACGCTGTTAGTAAagtagtaaataaatatagtaaGGCAGTAAATtaagcagtaaacaagttgaacaatacaattgttcagcttggcagagagttgtttgatggaaggatggttgctagatctagggtttgtATTCATGTAATCATGGTTATAATGATATTGAGGTTATTTGTTGCTTGCAAGATATTGTAAaactcaaacaataacaataatctaCAAGCTCTCGCATGTCTAGATTATCTATCACTAGATATAAGATCTCAGCTCTCGGATGTTGATCTGTAGAAAGTGTCGaacgattattctataggaatatcgatcgatactcttttcacaatatcgatcgattaatctattggatcatcgatcgattaatctattggatcatcgatcgatatcgcttctagcaagctttacgaTCAGGTTCAATATGTGTTCACTAGGGTTCCTAAATCAACTCTCTcgtatgtttctagcaatcctagctcaatagaATTTAGTTTAGAGAAAAGACCAAATGATGACAttgtgcctaatgattctaatatcagggttctagttcatgactctagaacacaagcagtaagaacaatcctatgatgaatatcacaattTAGAggtctatattttgggctaatccctaataacctatctgaaccctaaacctaacatgTGGATTTATTCAgccatgaagtttgtcacaacAATCATGGATGAATAGACATAAAACtgcaatagatataaaaaccaaaggcaatggagttccaggaggactctgaaggagttccttctttctctcctaactaagaacaatgaattaaagaaaaagcttagccgtcaacaatggcttagaaaacacataaatagagTTTTAGGTCGTCAAAGGGTATCTGGTAATTTGGAGTTGCttatgggcttcagtcggtcataaaatatgctcagcccatattctggcatcactgtcgatcgacaccaatgctgttacatcgatcgacagtccttcatctcctcgacagcttcctctcgcgaggcaggcTGACCATGCTTCAGTAAAACATGCATaacagcccatattctggcatcactgtcgatcgacaccaatgctgttacatcgatcgacagtccttcatctcctcgacagcttcctctcgcgaggcaggcTGACCATGCTTCAGTAAAACATGCATAACTTCTGTTACAGGATGCTTATTGACCTCAAACCAgaggcattggaaagctaactcaaagttctatcttgtgtcaaaatatgagCATAATCTAACGGTGGAAAGGTTTTcctccatagctagacatctgacgcgtctgtgcagttaTGCACCTCAAAAGGTTCCAAAATCACAAtgtttctccagaacgtacttgaacttgtaaatactataaatagattctatataatagtaaatatatattaaaacacttatagaccatggataaaagtgggtaaaattcaTGGTCTATCAGAACTCCCTAAGTTGTAGAGATTTGAGAAAGAAATCCTCAACCTGAGGTAAATATGAAGATTCTGAAGGATTCAGTAGCTAAAGGGTCTAGAAACTTTATCTGCTCGATACTCTTGAAGAAACACCGGTAGCTACAATCTTTCCTACTAGAACACATGAACATGAGGGGGTGCCTCTAAGAATAGCCCATCGTAGGAGAGTCACCATCCTGAGATCTATCAGTTGATCGGAGCATAATTTAAATTGCGGCTTTTTAGGTCATTGAAGAAATAGTAGCTAC is from Brassica napus cultivar Da-Ae chromosome A4, Da-Ae, whole genome shotgun sequence and encodes:
- the LOC125607953 gene encoding 40S ribosomal protein S10-2-like, with the translated sequence MIMSEENRRAISKYLFQEGVLFAKKDFNLPQHPLIEGVPNLQVIKLMQSFKSKEYVRETFAWMHYYWFLTNEGIDFLRTYLNLPSEIVPATLKKQQKPLGRPMGDRPRGPPRSDGERRFGGDRDGYRGAPRAGGEFGDKSGAPADYQPSFRAPGAGSRPGFGRGAGGYGAGPAAGSDLP